The Musa acuminata AAA Group cultivar baxijiao chromosome BXJ2-5, Cavendish_Baxijiao_AAA, whole genome shotgun sequence genomic interval TTGTATGTACACAATGGGCTGTCTATAACCATCCCAAGGCAATTAAAACTTTGACGCTACGGAACATTAAAACTTTTCCTTCAACATGGGGAGGATACATCTAGAGAAAGCTAAAATGTGTAGCAAGTTCAATATATTACTAGGCCTTGAGGAGAATAACAGGGGTTGCATTGACGAAGAGTCATAATCTAGTAAGTTTGTTTATAGGGATAGAATAGTGCATAGTTTGTTTAGCATGGCTGAGTAGTTTAAGAGGATAGTGGTCTCCAAAACTTTTGGAGGGAAAGATGCGAAAAATTActccaataagagagatatccaagagggataagtctcaatTTGTCAGATGGAGAATCATATATAACAAACTATACAGAGGAGGGGTACCTCAAGACAATAACTCTACAAAGCTCAACAAACTGAGTGAACGACgaggagtcatcacatgatctcaCACGTAATGTGTTAAGGAACGCATTGcacgatcaagtgggggagtgatccAAGATAACAACAAACGAAGACACTTAGAATCGATATGAAAATCAGACTCAACAGTGTGTTGACCCGTGGAATAATGGGTGTGAAGGTCATACTCAACTCAATATAAAATGAGGAGTAGAGATGAAGGACATAAAGTTTATCCAAGAAAGATTCAAAATGCAATAGGGATTCACGGGAAAGAGACATAGTGCAATGGACCATGATAGAATAATTTGAGACAATGCAacatatgaaaattttttttacCTTCTTAACTCATAAAGAGAATGAACAAAATAGAATATCCCGTATCTCTTAATTATCTAACAAAAAGttcaaaaataatatgaaaaaggTACAAATGGCAAGCCTGAAGTAAGAGTTCGGCGACCATCAGAACGCCGGCAACGCCGTCATTCCCACTTGGTTTGAATCGTACCCGTGTGCTTGAAGTCAACTATCAAGGCCGAGCTTCCATCCATCCTCCTCACCACAAACCTCTCCACCAACACGTAGCACCCAAATTTCTTCCACGGGCTCACCCCTCCGTACTCCTCCGACCTCTCCACCTTCACTTCACCGCCGACCCACCCTCCCCTCCCCTGCTCCCACCTCATTCTCTCCCATACCGGGGAGCTCAGCCCCACCCTCTCTCCCTCCAAATCAAGCGGCTTGTACCACACCACGCCGTCCTGTCCACCTGCGCCGTCTCGCGTCGCCTCCACGCCACCCAACACCGCGCCCTCCGCCCCAACAGTAGCCTTCACTTCCACGGTCCTCCGATCGCCATACAAGTTCTCGCACGCGAACACCTGTTCCCAGCGCTGCTCGAGGGTGATATCGTAGAAAGCCGAGCGCTCCATTTGACGCCGCAGGCTATCTCCTTCCTTCACGAACACGCAGGGGGCGTACCACCTCCCCACGACCAAACCGGCACCACCTGCGCCAGATATCGGCAACTCCAACGCGGGCGTGCGGGCACGAAGGGCTTTGTCAAGCCCCCAGGCGTCGGTCAAGTCGAAGTCCGTGGGCTTCGAAGCATAAAGCTCCCAGTACTTACTCCTCAGTGGCCATGGAGCGAACCCATCCGGAGCTACGGACTGCGCGGTGAACCTGCCTCTCTTGCAGACGATCTCCACCTGCTGGTAGATGTCCCTGTGATCGAACTCTCTCGGCTTGACATCGTTGACGCTCCGGCAGAAGCAGCATGTGGTCATGTCTTCCTCCAGGGAGCATGTATACGCTTTCCTGCACATACAGTCGAAATCCACCCGACATTGTTGTGAGAAAACTACGGGAGGGAGGGAAGGAGATCGAGAGAGGTGCGCCACCCTTTCTTTTTGCCCTTTGCGACGATGACGTAGTAGTGATTGGAGGAGAGCGATTTGTCGAGGACGGGGATGAACAGGGCCGGCAACTGCCATGTGTGAGTGCCCTCCGTGTAGGTGATGGTGAGGATCCTGTTCTGGGGGAAGGGGAGCTCTCGAACCCTCGTGTCTTCACAGAGCCCCCAGCAGCATGAGGGGTTTGGTTCAGCTCCCTCGTCCTGGAGAAGCAGATAGCCTGAGTTGGGCCCTGCCGGTGGTGGTGGTTGAATGGCGGCAGCACCAGCAGAGTTCTTGAAGACGGAGAGCGGCCTCGTCGTGTACATCTCCTCGGCCCTGGTTGTTCCCGGAGATGAGGTTTGTGGAGGTGAAGATGGCTCTGGTACTGCTACTAATACACCAAGATCTCGCGTTTTTTCTCCGATATTTCACGGCAGATCTTTCAAATCTTTCGTCTGTTGTGGAAATATCTGGCTGTGGCTTGTTGGTCAAGATGTCGTCCATTGATGAAATCTTCTAAGAAGCTGACCTTTGGTAGCTGATAACAATGCCGTGGCGCTGTCAGGAAGCGACAGAGATCTGTCGGCATCATATTTAATGCTTCTTTTTCTGAAAATATTGACATCTAACCTTACAATTTGAGTCATCGTAGCATAAGATGATTGCTTCTCCTTTTCATCTTCGTATCAGAGAGGTTCTATCTGCATCTTCGTGGAGATGGTTCCCAAACAATCAACCGCAAGACAGCTTCGAAGAAAGAAATCGGTTCACCAATCATTAAAGCAACATGGAGAGCTTCCTAACAACTTCTAAAAGAAGAAATAGTAAAAGGTCAGCTTCTTTTGCTTGCGAGGTCATCGTTATACGGtccgagagagagggagagacacAGAGAGAGAAGCCTAGACAAAACCAAAGAGATGATGATAAGGTTCGAAAAGTCCGCGTACTTGATATGAGGTGATGGCAGTCACTGGCAGCGCCATGCGTTCAACAACATACCGGAGGATGCGCTCATCTCTCTCCGTGTGATCGTAGCGTTTACCAGCTTCCCTCCGAGTTGCGTCTGAGAAGCTGCGGAGATCACAGAACCTGCACCAAACTAACGGTAGAAGATAAGCCACCACATTAAAGACCTGCTTGTTTGCAGTTCCAGCAGTCTCTCATCTTCACATGGAGCTCATAGTGCCGGAGTCACGATCGACGAGTCTTAGCATCCTAAAATCCGAAACATGACAGCTGAAATAATATTCAACAATGTTCAATGTAAAGCAGTATCGAACCTCCCTTGGATATACCGTAAAATGATGAAATAATATTCAACAATGTTCAATGTAAAGAATTGTTGCTGCAACGAAAAATCCAACAACTAATTTGTCAAAGAGGTTACCACAAGAAAGTAAAGAAAGCTCATGAAATCGATGAGGCAGATAATAGAAAACTCTATTTCCTCATATTTCTTGAGGATGCCAGCTATATATTTTGAGCAACTAAAATCCTCATCTAAAAGAATTATTTTTGAAGTAATAAGAACTAATTTATTGACATACTTTTCTATTttggaaaagaaatacaaaccctTCCTGCATCATTGGTCCAGCCACACAGGAAAAACATAAAAAACACACAACACCTCTGCTAGCACAACCTTACTGTAATCTCCAAAAGAACACTCATCCATTTGTTAATAAACTAAAGGAATCCTTATACTTTCACTCAAATGTCCCAAATAACAATGAACAAATAATAGATTTCACAGATATAACAACATGAAAACAAATAAAGAGAAGTTGAAATTGTTTGTATGTAGGGAttactctttctttttttattctttatttgattataaaatctAAAACAATGAttgatgcctttttttttttctacaagtTACTGCTCTAAAGTTCTGAagctagactttttttttttttttgtaagaataAAACCTTTTGATATTTAGAAACTTAAAGATGCAATAATAAGGAATCCTAGACACTGGATCACCTCCAAAGTTCTGAAGTTGTTAAGCTAAATCTTTTCTATAAGAAGGCAACCTTTTGAGATATAACTGAAAGATACAATAATGAGGATTCCTACAATGAAGACAGTGCATCACctacaaaatattattattattgtgataAACTGTCAAGATCTTTAtctgaaaaaaaagagagataatCTTATAAAATTAACACTATGACCCATTATatagattaaataaaaaaaagaaaggattaaGACAATTGTATGCGCAACTCAAAATTCGACATGATTTACATGTAAAAAGTAACATTATAAGAAATTGTGATGTGGTGTACTGGACAGTCTTTACATGTATTAGCAGAGCAAGCATAGGAAGTCTTTATCTTAAAAAATAGAAAAGTAGTTAGATATGTTCTCCTTTGTTCCTCCGTGCGAAAACAAGTTAAGTCATCCTCAAGCAgccaaaatgtttttttttttgtctctcatAGATTATATTATCCTTCAC includes:
- the LOC135613087 gene encoding uncharacterized protein LOC135613087, with protein sequence MYTTRPLSVFKNSAGAAAIQPPPPAGPNSGYLLLQDEGAEPNPSCCWGLCEDTRVRELPFPQNRILTITYTEGTHTWQLPALFIPVLDKSLSSNHYYVIVAKGKKKGKAYTCSLEEDMTTCCFCRSVNDVKPREFDHRDIYQQVEIVCKRGRFTAQSVAPDGFAPWPLRSKYWELYASKPTDFDLTDAWGLDKALRARTPALELPISGAGGAGLVVGRWYAPCVFVKEGDSLRRQMERSAFYDITLEQRWEQVFACENLYGDRRTVEVKATVGAEGAVLGGVEATRDGAGGQDGVVWYKPLDLEGERVGLSSPVWERMRWEQGRGGWVGGEVKVERSEEYGGVSPWKKFGCYVLVERFVVRRMDGSSALIVDFKHTGTIQTKWE